The Panacibacter microcysteis genome includes a window with the following:
- the hpt gene encoding hypoxanthine phosphoribosyltransferase has translation MQEIKVHDKLFVPWLTEQTITDRVKDIAADINNAYAGKKPLFIGILNGAFMFASDLLKHITIEAEISFIKLASYKGMKSSGQVVTAIGLDVDITDRHVIIVEDIIDTGKTLHQFLPQLHNQRPASLKTAVLLHKPEATIHPVDIDYCCFSIPNKFVVGYGLDYNGLGRNLPAIYQLKD, from the coding sequence ATGCAAGAGATCAAAGTACACGATAAATTGTTTGTGCCCTGGCTTACCGAACAAACAATAACCGACAGGGTAAAGGATATTGCTGCAGACATCAATAATGCATATGCCGGCAAAAAACCTTTATTTATTGGAATACTCAATGGTGCATTTATGTTTGCATCAGATCTCCTTAAGCATATAACCATCGAGGCTGAAATATCTTTTATAAAACTGGCTTCTTATAAAGGCATGAAATCATCCGGCCAGGTTGTAACCGCAATAGGTTTGGATGTAGATATTACTGACAGGCACGTGATCATAGTTGAAGACATCATCGATACCGGTAAAACACTGCACCAGTTTTTACCACAACTTCACAACCAGCGACCGGCATCTTTAAAAACAGCAGTGCTGTTACACAAGCCTGAAGCCACCATTCATCCTGTTGATATTGATTATTGTTGCTTCTCTATACCCAACAAATTTGTGGTAGGTTATGGGCTGGACTACAATGGTCTTGGCAGAAACCTGCCCGCCATATACCAGTTAAAAGATTAG
- a CDS encoding O-methyltransferase: protein MELVNILAEQYAALYTSPEDELLHSINDSTSATHKQPHMLSGHVQGKMLELISFAMRPKYILEIGSFTGYSALCLAKGLQHNGELHTIEIRQEDAHTCAENFSRSALHKKIHLHVGNAMEIIPTLPFVWDLIFLDADKTGYIAYYELLLPRLSTNGLIIADNVLFHGQVLHEKISGKNALAIDAFNKHVAADDRTEQVLLTVRDGLLLIKKK from the coding sequence ATGGAACTGGTAAACATACTGGCAGAGCAATATGCCGCTTTATACACATCGCCCGAAGACGAGCTGCTGCATAGTATCAATGACAGCACTTCAGCCACACACAAACAACCACACATGCTTAGCGGGCATGTACAGGGCAAAATGCTCGAACTGATCAGTTTTGCCATGCGCCCAAAGTACATACTTGAAATAGGCAGTTTTACAGGTTACAGTGCTTTATGTCTGGCAAAAGGTTTACAGCATAATGGAGAACTGCATACCATCGAGATACGCCAGGAAGATGCACACACCTGTGCAGAAAATTTCAGCAGGTCTGCATTGCATAAAAAAATACATTTGCATGTGGGTAACGCAATGGAAATTATACCAACATTGCCCTTCGTGTGGGATCTTATTTTTCTGGATGCCGATAAAACGGGCTACATAGCATACTATGAGTTGTTATTGCCTCGTTTAAGTACAAACGGGTTGATAATAGCGGATAACGTGCTCTTTCATGGACAGGTTTTACATGAAAAAATCTCTGGCAAAAACGCCCTGGCCATTGATGCATTTAACAAACACGTAGCTGCAGACGACAGAACCGAACAGGTGTTGCTAACCGTACGAGACGGTTTATTACTGATAAAAAAGAAATAG
- a CDS encoding FAD-binding oxidoreductase, with protein sequence MNRGIVTTEHIQEFKNFIGASFVFADEETLRHYGHDETEQLLFPPEVVLKPRTATEISAIMRFCNTHQIPVTPRGAGTGLSGGAIPHLGGVLLSMERLDTIINIDERNLQVTTEPGVITEVLQNAVKEKGLFYPPDPSSRGSCFIGGNIAENSGGPKAVKYGVVKDYVLNLEVVLPTGDIIWTGANVLKNSTGYNLTQLMVGSEGTLGIVTKIVLKLIPLPAYDLLMLVPFKSLEKASEAVSAIFRAGFTPSALELVEIDAILITAKMLDNYVVPITDDVEAHLIIETDGNDMDVLMKEMEAISELLMHYDAGDILFADDAQQKNELWKLRRRVAEAVKVSGYTIEEDTVVPRAELPKLVRAVKALGKQYDFHAVCYGHAGDGNLHIRIKKEGIPDSYGNAVMHTILRALFEEVKALGGTISGEHGVGLIQKDYVDIVFADANLKLMRGIKQLFDPNNILNAGKIFDLH encoded by the coding sequence ATGAACAGGGGTATTGTAACCACAGAACATATACAGGAATTTAAAAACTTCATTGGCGCATCATTTGTGTTTGCCGATGAAGAAACGCTGCGCCATTACGGCCATGATGAAACAGAGCAACTCCTTTTTCCGCCTGAAGTAGTGCTGAAGCCACGCACTGCAACGGAGATAAGTGCCATAATGCGTTTTTGCAATACGCACCAAATACCGGTTACACCGCGGGGTGCCGGTACGGGATTGAGTGGTGGCGCCATTCCTCACCTGGGTGGTGTATTACTCTCAATGGAAAGACTGGATACCATCATCAACATTGATGAACGCAATTTGCAGGTAACAACAGAACCCGGTGTTATTACCGAGGTTTTACAAAATGCCGTAAAGGAAAAAGGATTGTTTTATCCGCCAGACCCCAGCAGCCGCGGCTCTTGCTTTATTGGCGGCAATATTGCTGAAAACAGTGGTGGCCCGAAAGCTGTAAAATACGGCGTGGTAAAAGATTACGTGCTAAACCTTGAAGTAGTATTGCCAACCGGAGATATTATATGGACCGGCGCCAACGTATTGAAAAACTCTACCGGTTACAACCTTACACAACTGATGGTAGGCAGCGAGGGTACGCTTGGCATTGTTACAAAAATTGTATTAAAGCTTATTCCGCTGCCGGCATACGATTTACTGATGCTTGTACCTTTTAAATCGCTGGAAAAAGCAAGCGAAGCGGTAAGTGCTATTTTTCGTGCCGGTTTTACACCAAGTGCACTGGAGCTGGTGGAAATAGATGCCATACTGATTACCGCTAAAATGCTTGATAACTATGTTGTACCTATTACCGATGATGTGGAAGCACACCTGATCATTGAAACAGATGGTAACGACATGGATGTATTGATGAAAGAGATGGAAGCGATCAGTGAATTATTAATGCATTACGATGCCGGAGATATTTTGTTTGCCGACGATGCCCAACAAAAGAATGAGTTGTGGAAGCTACGCCGGCGTGTGGCTGAAGCGGTAAAAGTCAGTGGCTACACCATTGAAGAAGATACAGTGGTACCGAGGGCAGAACTGCCAAAACTCGTAAGGGCAGTAAAAGCATTGGGTAAACAATACGATTTTCATGCAGTTTGTTATGGCCATGCCGGCGATGGCAACTTGCACATCCGCATAAAGAAAGAAGGCATTCCTGACAGTTATGGCAATGCAGTAATGCATACTATATTACGTGCACTGTTTGAAGAAGTGAAGGCACTTGGTGGCACCATCAGCGGGGAACATGGCGTAGGCCTTATTCAAAAAGATTATGTGGACATTGTTTTTGCAGATGCCAACCTGAAACTTATGCGTGGTATAAAGCAACTGTTCGATCCTAACAATATTTTAAATGCCGGTAAAATTTTCGATTTACATTAA
- a CDS encoding sodium:solute symporter encodes MSATLLFSFVIAYFLLLLGVAWYTSRNSNNDSFFIGNRNSNWMLVSFGMIGTSLSGVTFVSVPGTVGSNNFGYFQVVLGYFIGYFVVAYILLPLYYRLHLTSIYNYLLQRFGNTAYKTGAMFFIISRVLGATARLYLVINVLQLFILDNLHISFPVTTFVILLMILLYTFEGGVKTIVFTDTLQTTFMLLGLIVCVFYIMHSLDLSFTGTMQQLTDKGYTKIINTDINSGGFFLKQVIGGAFITIGMTGLDQEMMQKNISVKTLGGSQKNMVTFSFVLVVVNFLFLLLGGLLYLYAANNNIAIKGDDLFPTVALQHLPSFISIIFIIALISALFPSADGALTALTSSFCIDILGLKRRDDLNEKQRKKIRLTVHLIMAFVFFLCVMMFKWINDKSIINIILIVAGYTYGPLLALFTFGIFSKRTLPDNALVVAVCIIAPFICYFISSNASAWFNGYTIGVELLLINAAITFLGLYFISKPAIKTA; translated from the coding sequence ATGTCAGCTACACTTTTGTTTTCTTTCGTAATAGCTTATTTTCTTTTATTGCTCGGGGTGGCCTGGTATACAAGCCGCAACAGTAATAATGATTCATTTTTTATTGGCAACCGCAACAGCAACTGGATGCTTGTATCGTTTGGTATGATCGGTACTTCGCTTAGCGGTGTTACATTTGTAAGTGTACCAGGCACGGTAGGGTCTAATAATTTTGGTTATTTCCAGGTAGTGCTGGGATATTTTATTGGCTACTTCGTTGTAGCGTATATCCTGTTGCCGTTATATTACAGGCTGCACCTTACTTCCATTTACAATTACCTCTTGCAACGTTTTGGTAATACCGCTTACAAAACAGGCGCCATGTTTTTCATTATTTCAAGGGTGCTGGGTGCCACTGCCAGGCTGTACCTTGTCATAAACGTGTTGCAGCTTTTTATCCTTGATAACCTGCATATCTCTTTCCCCGTTACCACATTTGTGATACTGTTAATGATATTGCTCTACACTTTTGAAGGCGGTGTAAAAACAATTGTGTTTACCGATACTTTGCAAACAACGTTTATGTTGCTGGGTTTAATTGTTTGCGTGTTCTACATTATGCATTCGCTCGATCTTTCATTTACCGGCACCATGCAGCAACTAACGGACAAAGGCTACACAAAAATCATTAACACAGATATCAACAGCGGTGGTTTCTTTTTGAAGCAGGTTATAGGCGGCGCGTTCATTACCATTGGTATGACCGGCCTCGACCAGGAAATGATGCAAAAAAATATCAGCGTAAAAACATTGGGCGGCTCACAGAAAAATATGGTTACGTTCAGCTTTGTATTGGTTGTGGTAAACTTTTTATTCCTGCTGCTAGGTGGGCTGCTGTACCTGTATGCCGCAAACAATAACATTGCCATTAAGGGCGATGACCTCTTTCCAACCGTGGCCTTGCAGCACCTGCCTTCATTCATTTCAATCATATTTATTATTGCACTTATCTCGGCCCTTTTCCCCAGTGCAGACGGCGCTCTTACAGCACTTACTTCTTCGTTTTGTATAGATATTTTAGGCCTTAAAAGAAGAGATGATCTTAATGAAAAACAACGAAAGAAAATCCGCCTGACAGTGCATCTCATCATGGCTTTTGTCTTTTTTCTTTGTGTAATGATGTTTAAGTGGATCAATGATAAGTCGATCATCAACATCATACTTATAGTTGCCGGCTATACATATGGGCCACTACTGGCTTTATTTACATTTGGTATTTTTAGCAAAAGAACTTTACCCGATAACGCCCTTGTAGTCGCCGTTTGCATTATCGCGCCTTTTATATGTTATTTTATAAGTTCAAATGCCTCTGCATGGTTCAACGGTTATACAATTGGTGTGGAACTACTGTTAATAAATGCCGCAATAACATTCCTTGGCTTATACTTCATTTCCAAACCCGCAATAAAAACTGCCTGA
- a CDS encoding TIGR00730 family Rossman fold protein has product MMYTSVAVFCGSNSGNDPIYEQHAKDLGSMLAEKNITIVYGGGNAGLMGAVANAALANGGNVVGVMPELLRNKERQHTSLSALHVVADMHTRKKMMYDLAEAAIILPGGNGTMDEMFEMITWNALTIHEKKIILLNTAGYYNALISHLNMMQVKGFLHTDLRDTFQVCDTPDAVISLMALGKS; this is encoded by the coding sequence ATGATGTATACATCAGTAGCAGTTTTTTGTGGCAGCAACAGTGGCAATGATCCTATCTATGAGCAACACGCAAAAGACCTTGGCAGTATGCTTGCCGAGAAGAACATTACCATTGTGTATGGTGGCGGTAATGCCGGTTTGATGGGTGCCGTGGCTAATGCAGCATTGGCAAACGGTGGTAATGTTGTGGGTGTTATGCCTGAATTGCTCCGCAATAAAGAACGCCAGCATACATCGCTGTCTGCCCTGCATGTGGTGGCGGATATGCACACACGTAAAAAAATGATGTATGATCTTGCTGAAGCCGCCATTATTTTACCCGGCGGCAACGGAACAATGGATGAAATGTTTGAGATGATTACTTGGAATGCATTGACCATACACGAGAAAAAAATAATCCTGCTGAATACAGCAGGATATTACAATGCGTTGATCAGTCATTTAAACATGATGCAGGTAAAAGGCTTCCTGCATACAGACCTCAGAGATACTTTCCAGGTATGCGATACACCAGATGCTGTTATCTCTTTGATGGCTTTAGGTAAAAGTTAA
- a CDS encoding T9SS type A sorting domain-containing protein: MKKLALIPYTFSAFFLFVPGALMAQTASPFYNYGVWQTFGDPVDVKTYPQVKGRLCNVNWKDIETANNVWVWDSLDIELRDKVKDSLPVIFMVYTEQGAPEWLYQSGVPKVAQNSNGIITYTPFYANAKYKSFFKRMITTVRQHIETLSPDVRKWVVGVQGCFGSTGDYIAYKGAVEARYQLTDQQFFDLFKEFSLHYYNEYLNTNPKVYLLSNPQNNGQDQMEWLIQNCPNGWVKCGSLGKGFQLNDEVSKSKWLYDLLNKPQNGEYLRSRSEVQFNPEDNGWWREFKYRNMFALMTYCVFWGLDWTNQAPNQLFDKQYDLAFDYYNRYAGQKNPALATNAMCALRDGLNAADTIRFPVSIYGKADRADTMRYKNIAEKFARAGARQEDALTATMSEFNNLLAKGINDVGWDVFAGNYERYLYQIKANETSTGYWNITAPADSNAIYGKFARGISTSGTRNAMYFDVDSAFLNYAPVNGRYPVSIDLIYLDVGAGGFRLNYDARTAANKASVTVNLTNTGVWKKTSVTLYDAYFGNRATNNSDFYIQALNGQNVLFSMVELSRPDSLNPRVGLFAKGPVLFDSACIKSSGNIQSFQLEGYFLNGQQVKISPLAGYTFSASLDSSFRDSLFIGSYGTGFNKTIYIKFNPQKAGQYNGSVVIAGGGAKAIALVVRGTGANSRPMVSSSVINVSCNGAKNGNINLTLNGGAGPFLFNWTSDISPLYKAATEDISSLSPGNYAVTITSAGGCTSGYNYSITEPAVLSTTIRKDSDIVCRGGITTVTVTASGGVAPYAGTGIFTVLSSNVSYTITDANGCQAETEKITIPPGTLTPPAKPESVIGNDARGLCNTSSFYTIATVPTATSYNWILPQGTVLKKINAHMDSITIAPQAGFTEGVLYVSAVNACGSSVPTSRNVTALPANPAGITGPTSALPNQAGLVYRVVTPLPGLTYAWTSSTGTKLTVSTNTLQATVTWGITDGKVNVKANNACGTSGPASLDVKLSAVIAAMPAASGVTTQQNAETKIFPNPAHDYVNVLLDDNATCEVSLCTAEGAVISTTKVEKTYNNQVCTISLQGLPAGVYVLLIRNKLSKNLVVNKIIRH; encoded by the coding sequence ATGAAAAAACTTGCTTTAATTCCGTACACATTCAGCGCCTTCTTTTTGTTTGTACCTGGCGCGCTAATGGCGCAAACAGCATCACCATTTTACAATTATGGTGTATGGCAAACTTTTGGCGACCCCGTAGATGTAAAAACCTACCCGCAGGTAAAAGGCAGGCTATGTAACGTTAACTGGAAAGATATAGAAACAGCAAATAATGTTTGGGTTTGGGACTCTCTGGATATTGAATTAAGGGACAAGGTGAAAGATTCTTTACCCGTAATATTTATGGTTTACACTGAACAGGGGGCGCCGGAATGGCTCTACCAGTCAGGTGTGCCTAAAGTAGCGCAAAATAGTAACGGCATTATTACATACACCCCGTTTTATGCCAATGCGAAATATAAATCTTTCTTTAAAAGAATGATTACAACAGTTCGCCAGCATATAGAAACCCTATCGCCCGATGTACGTAAATGGGTGGTGGGTGTACAGGGTTGCTTTGGCAGTACCGGAGACTATATAGCATACAAAGGCGCTGTTGAGGCCAGATACCAATTGACTGATCAGCAGTTTTTTGACCTGTTCAAAGAATTTAGTTTACATTATTACAATGAATACCTGAATACAAATCCTAAGGTATACCTGCTGAGTAACCCGCAAAACAATGGCCAGGATCAAATGGAATGGCTTATACAAAACTGCCCCAATGGATGGGTTAAATGTGGCTCACTGGGTAAAGGTTTCCAGCTAAACGATGAAGTGTCCAAATCAAAATGGTTGTATGATCTGCTAAACAAACCACAAAATGGAGAGTACCTGCGGTCACGCTCAGAAGTGCAGTTTAATCCGGAAGATAATGGCTGGTGGAGAGAATTTAAGTACAGGAACATGTTTGCATTGATGACATACTGTGTTTTTTGGGGTTTGGACTGGACCAACCAGGCACCGAACCAGTTGTTTGATAAGCAGTATGATCTTGCGTTCGATTATTACAACAGGTATGCAGGTCAGAAAAATCCTGCGCTTGCTACCAATGCCATGTGCGCATTACGGGATGGTTTAAATGCTGCCGATACCATCAGGTTTCCTGTAAGTATTTATGGAAAAGCAGACAGGGCAGACACCATGCGGTATAAAAATATTGCAGAAAAATTTGCCAGAGCAGGCGCCAGGCAGGAAGATGCACTGACCGCAACCATGAGCGAATTCAATAACCTGCTGGCAAAAGGAATTAACGATGTAGGCTGGGATGTGTTTGCCGGAAACTACGAAAGGTACCTTTACCAGATCAAAGCCAATGAGACAAGTACCGGTTACTGGAATATAACAGCACCTGCTGATTCAAATGCCATTTACGGCAAGTTTGCACGTGGCATCAGTACCTCCGGAACGCGTAACGCCATGTATTTTGATGTAGACAGTGCTTTCTTAAATTATGCACCCGTTAATGGCCGGTATCCTGTGTCAATAGATTTGATTTACCTCGATGTTGGTGCAGGAGGTTTCAGGCTTAATTACGATGCGAGAACGGCTGCCAACAAAGCTTCTGTTACTGTAAACCTTACCAATACGGGCGTTTGGAAAAAAACATCTGTAACGCTTTATGATGCCTATTTTGGAAACAGGGCCACTAACAATTCAGACTTTTATATACAGGCACTAAATGGGCAAAACGTGTTGTTTAGCATGGTTGAACTTTCAAGACCTGATTCCCTGAATCCCAGAGTAGGGCTTTTTGCAAAGGGCCCGGTTTTATTCGATTCTGCTTGTATAAAATCTTCAGGAAATATTCAATCATTCCAACTGGAGGGGTACTTTTTAAACGGGCAGCAGGTAAAAATAAGTCCGTTGGCAGGCTATACCTTCTCTGCCAGCCTGGATAGTTCATTTAGGGATTCGCTTTTTATCGGTAGCTACGGAACTGGTTTTAATAAAACGATCTACATCAAATTCAATCCGCAAAAAGCGGGTCAGTATAATGGCAGTGTTGTTATTGCGGGTGGGGGTGCAAAAGCTATTGCACTTGTTGTAAGGGGTACAGGTGCCAACAGCCGGCCTATGGTCTCTTCATCAGTTATAAATGTGTCCTGCAACGGAGCAAAAAACGGCAATATCAATCTTACATTAAATGGTGGTGCAGGCCCTTTCTTATTCAACTGGACTAGCGACATATCGCCTTTATATAAAGCTGCAACAGAAGATATCTCTTCACTATCGCCGGGCAACTATGCCGTAACCATTACTTCAGCCGGTGGTTGTACCAGTGGGTATAATTATAGCATTACCGAACCTGCTGTACTCTCCACAACCATCAGGAAAGACAGCGATATTGTTTGCCGGGGTGGTATCACAACAGTTACAGTTACGGCATCCGGGGGTGTGGCACCCTATGCGGGTACCGGTATATTCACGGTTCTTTCCAGTAACGTTTCATACACCATAACAGACGCAAATGGTTGCCAGGCTGAAACGGAGAAAATTACTATTCCGCCGGGTACTTTAACGCCGCCGGCAAAACCTGAGTCTGTTATTGGCAATGATGCAAGAGGGCTCTGTAACACGAGCAGTTTTTATACCATTGCAACGGTACCAACTGCCACCTCGTACAACTGGATATTACCACAGGGAACTGTTTTGAAAAAGATCAATGCACACATGGATTCAATTACCATTGCTCCACAGGCTGGCTTTACAGAAGGAGTGTTGTATGTATCTGCTGTAAATGCATGTGGCAGCAGCGTGCCAACATCGAGAAATGTAACCGCGCTTCCTGCAAACCCCGCAGGCATAACCGGGCCAACGTCTGCATTACCAAACCAGGCTGGCCTGGTATATAGGGTAGTTACACCTTTGCCAGGGTTAACCTATGCATGGACTTCTTCCACCGGTACCAAACTTACGGTAAGTACAAACACATTACAGGCCACCGTTACGTGGGGCATTACAGATGGTAAGGTGAATGTAAAAGCGAATAATGCATGCGGTACTTCAGGTCCTGCAAGTTTAGATGTAAAACTATCTGCAGTTATTGCTGCCATGCCGGCTGCTTCAGGGGTTACAACGCAGCAAAATGCCGAAACGAAAATATTCCCCAATCCTGCGCACGACTATGTTAATGTGCTGTTGGATGATAACGCAACCTGCGAAGTCAGTTTATGTACAGCGGAGGGAGCGGTCATCAGCACTACCAAAGTGGAGAAAACATATAACAACCAGGTTTGCACGATCAGTTTACAGGGTTTGCCAGCCGGTGTTTATGTACTATTGATCAGGAATAAATTAAGCAAAAACCTGGTGGTAAATAAAATCATCCGGCATTAG
- a CDS encoding YfbK domain-containing protein → MRVGLLFIIACLFANPGHSQYYLRGIVKDENGQPVYHAKIFLSSKGTVPFYTGSSGAFGIPLSKPTDSVTFMADGFETFKTLADARKYTEYTIKFSSANSQLARHKLYSLLPAYSEDFSGNYNQQGETYTNLVENDFAAAERYPETGFALNINRASYSNIRRFLTNDMVVPRDAVRIEEMLNYFEFSENKNPRADTFSCSTQLTQAPWNYNNRLLFLQLQAPYINVEAAPAANLVFLIDVSGSMDHPNKLPLLKEAFKMLVNNLRDKDTVAVVVYGGFVGTYMQPISCRYKDSINQRIEQLVASGETPGSAAINTAYALAERMYNKAANNRIILATDGDFNVGQTTEKELENIIVQHRQSGIYLTCLGVGMGNYKDSKLEVLSKKGNGNFAYIDNIYEAEKVLIAEFAKTMYTVANNAYVNVYFNPYYVKSYRLIGYDNKKELLENNAGELEGGEVGSGHSITAVFEIVPVNEINDSIMLNNPEVNIAQLQLHYTLPQNGTSISKHFPVVNNYKPFSNASRNFRFAASVIMFGGLLKQSEIWQNYNWDDVIKTAAAAVSPGDHSQAEFLSLVEKAKTIYEPYKKKKKK, encoded by the coding sequence TTGAGAGTTGGATTGCTATTTATCATTGCTTGTTTATTTGCAAACCCCGGTCATTCTCAGTATTACCTGCGTGGCATTGTAAAGGATGAGAATGGACAACCAGTTTATCATGCAAAAATTTTCCTTTCATCTAAGGGAACAGTACCTTTTTACACCGGTAGCTCCGGTGCTTTTGGTATACCACTCTCCAAGCCCACAGATAGCGTAACCTTTATGGCAGACGGCTTTGAAACGTTTAAAACGCTGGCAGATGCCAGAAAATATACAGAATACACAATAAAGTTTTCATCAGCCAACTCCCAGCTTGCCAGGCATAAACTCTATTCACTCTTACCAGCCTACAGCGAAGATTTTAGCGGCAACTACAACCAGCAGGGCGAGACTTATACAAACCTGGTGGAAAATGATTTTGCAGCCGCCGAGCGCTATCCTGAAACAGGCTTTGCGCTTAATATCAACCGCGCATCGTACAGCAATATCCGGCGTTTTTTAACCAATGATATGGTAGTACCAAGAGATGCTGTGCGCATAGAAGAAATGCTGAATTACTTTGAATTCAGCGAAAACAAAAACCCACGTGCCGATACGTTTAGCTGCAGCACACAATTAACACAGGCGCCATGGAACTATAATAACAGGTTGCTTTTTTTGCAGTTACAGGCTCCTTATATAAACGTAGAAGCCGCGCCTGCTGCAAACCTCGTTTTCCTGATTGATGTATCAGGATCTATGGACCACCCCAACAAACTGCCTTTACTAAAAGAAGCATTTAAAATGCTGGTGAATAACCTGCGGGATAAAGACACCGTGGCGGTAGTGGTATATGGCGGTTTTGTGGGTACATATATGCAACCTATTTCGTGCAGGTATAAAGACAGCATAAATCAAAGAATAGAGCAACTTGTTGCAAGCGGGGAAACACCGGGCTCGGCTGCTATTAATACAGCTTATGCGCTGGCGGAGCGCATGTATAATAAAGCGGCCAACAACAGGATCATTCTGGCTACAGACGGCGACTTTAACGTGGGCCAAACGACAGAAAAAGAACTGGAGAATATCATTGTTCAACATCGCCAGTCAGGTATTTACCTTACCTGTCTTGGCGTGGGCATGGGCAATTACAAAGACAGTAAGCTGGAGGTACTGTCAAAAAAAGGTAACGGAAATTTTGCTTACATAGACAATATTTACGAAGCAGAAAAAGTGTTGATTGCAGAATTTGCCAAAACCATGTATACGGTTGCCAACAATGCCTATGTGAACGTTTACTTTAACCCTTATTATGTAAAAAGTTACCGGCTTATAGGTTACGACAACAAGAAGGAACTGCTTGAAAACAATGCCGGTGAACTTGAAGGCGGCGAGGTTGGCAGCGGACACTCTATTACGGCAGTTTTTGAAATCGTACCTGTAAATGAAATAAACGACAGCATTATGCTAAACAACCCTGAAGTAAATATTGCACAACTGCAGCTTCATTATACTTTGCCACAAAATGGAACAAGCATATCAAAACACTTCCCGGTTGTGAACAACTATAAGCCATTCAGTAATGCCAGCAGGAATTTTCGTTTTGCCGCCTCGGTTATTATGTTTGGCGGGCTTTTAAAGCAATCAGAAATCTGGCAAAATTATAACTGGGATGATGTAATTAAAACCGCAGCAGCGGCTGTATCGCCAGGCGACCATTCGCAGGCGGAATTTCTTTCATTGGTTGAAAAAGCCAAAACAATTTATGAACCCTATAAGAAGAAAAAAAAGAAATAA
- a CDS encoding glucosaminidase domain-containing protein — protein MKRLLLVAVSFFTILFFANAQSADVIQQYIDQYKEIAINEEIRTGVPAAITLAQGIFESMAGKSDLAIASNNHFGIKCKENWTGGKVYHDDDARGECFRQYNSVEESFRDHSDFLKTRPHYAFLFDLDPTDYKAWAHGLKKAGYATNPSYAYALIKKIEENDLGQYTLIALQRGGNGQDVAMNRADLPVIMNAIKTSLPNVNQIQPGAAVPEEILEEYSGYDSYPAGLFTINKTKVIFASAGTSLFALAANNNISLEKLLNFNDMEGNVDIIKNDQLVYLDRKPKKSDKQDFHIVAPGETIEIIAQKEGVQLESLLEYNKMQKGLQPAPGEKVYLKPGKQAYYPKLLPRTATKTPQA, from the coding sequence ATGAAGCGTTTACTCCTTGTAGCAGTTTCCTTTTTTACAATATTGTTCTTTGCAAACGCACAGTCCGCTGATGTAATACAGCAATACATAGATCAGTATAAAGAGATCGCAATCAATGAGGAGATTCGTACAGGTGTACCTGCCGCAATCACACTTGCACAGGGTATCTTTGAATCTATGGCTGGTAAAAGCGACCTCGCCATAGCCTCCAACAACCACTTTGGTATTAAATGCAAAGAAAACTGGACCGGCGGCAAAGTATACCATGACGATGATGCTCGCGGCGAATGCTTCCGCCAGTACAACAGCGTGGAAGAATCGTTTCGCGATCATTCAGATTTTCTGAAAACAAGACCCCATTATGCTTTCTTATTCGATCTGGATCCCACAGACTACAAAGCCTGGGCACATGGTCTTAAAAAAGCCGGGTATGCAACCAACCCCTCCTACGCATACGCACTAATAAAAAAGATTGAGGAAAATGATCTCGGTCAATACACATTAATTGCATTACAACGTGGTGGCAATGGCCAGGATGTTGCCATGAATAGAGCAGATCTGCCCGTTATCATGAACGCAATAAAAACGTCTTTGCCCAATGTAAACCAGATACAGCCCGGCGCCGCAGTGCCTGAAGAAATACTGGAAGAATACTCCGGCTATGATAGCTACCCTGCCGGTTTGTTTACCATCAATAAAACCAAAGTAATTTTTGCAAGTGCCGGCACCTCTTTGTTTGCGCTGGCAGCCAATAACAACATATCGCTCGAAAAACTACTTAATTTCAACGATATGGAGGGCAATGTTGACATTATTAAAAATGATCAGCTTGTTTATCTTGACAGGAAGCCAAAGAAAAGCGATAAACAGGATTTTCATATTGTAGCGCCTGGTGAAACAATAGAAATCATTGCCCAAAAGGAAGGCGTGCAACTCGAAAGCCTACTGGAGTATAACAAAATGCAAAAAGGCCTGCAACCTGCCCCCGGTGAAAAAGTGTATTTGAAACCCGGCAAACAGGCTTACTACCCCAAATTGCTTCCACGCACTGCCACCAAAACGCCACAGGCATAA